From Bradyrhizobium erythrophlei:
AAGGATGAATTGGACGAATATCAGCGCGCCAAGAAGCCAACCGAGCAGCTCAAAGCCCGGTACGCCCGGGCCTGTCGCGACGAGCAGGTCGAGATCATCGGGTTTCAATCCGGCGATGCTGGCCGGAGGGTTCAAATTCAGAATGCTGAACAAGCGCGAAACGACGGCGGTGGCCAGAGCCAACGCTGCGACGGCGATGAAAGAGCCACGCAGGTGCCAAATCGCGGATATTAGCAGTAGCGCCATCCCAAACCGTGGTCGATGCGGTAAACCACGCGGTGACAGGCTGGGCGAGGATAACGCTTAAGCCCCATCCGATCATGATGAGGGCGACGACCAAAGTCACACGGCTCAGCCAGCGCGTAGAGTCATTGATACTCGTTACACGTGTTTCGCTGTTGTACTGGGGTTGGAGTGAGCTCATGATTTCGTCCTTTCTCACAAACAAAATCTTGCGGTCTTCGGCTTGCCGATCACGATCCGACCTTGGCGACGCCCATCTCTTGCAGCAGCGTCAGATTGTCCTCGATGTGCCAATTGTCGGTGATGCGGCCGTTCCCGATCTTGACGAGGTCGGTGGCCGTGAAGGGGACCGGCTGGCCTTTGCCCTGCGTTTGTCCGAACCTACCGGTGAAATGACCGGTGAAGTTCATGTGCACGGTGACGTAGTCGCCCGCCAGGATCATTTTCTTTACCGTGACCTTGAGATCGGGCACGGCGGCGCGGAACCGCCGCGAGGCGAAAGCCGGTCCCTCGGGCCCTTGCGGTCGGCCCGGCGGCAGCGTGTGATCGGTGAAGTTAGGCGCGATGGCTTCCTTCAGCAGGCCTTCATCGCCGGTGTTCCAGAAATCGTAGAAGGCGCGAACTGCCTTCATCGTCACCTCGCGTTCCGCATCGGGGCTTGGCGTGGCGATGACGAGGTCATCGATCTTGACGCTATCGGCGGCAAAGGCCGGCATGGAGATCCAAAGCGTCAATACGGCGAGGACCTCGATCATGCGGGCAGGCTTCAGCTTCTCTGACATCGAAAGTCTCCTTCAGCCTGTCGGCCCGGGCAGGCCGGTTGCGCTCGGTGGACCCCGATCGACAACCGGCGTGCTGGCGCGGTTGGCCAGCACGTAGCGGGCGATCTCGTCCTTCCGGGCGAACCAGACATCCTCCTTTCCCTTAGCGTAGGTGAGGAAGCGGTCGAGGGCTCGTATCCTGCCGGCGTGGCCGGAGATGCGATCGTGCAGGCTGACCACCATCATGCGCCGTCGATGCACGCCCTCTTCGTAAAGCTGATCGAACTCGTCGCGCAGCGCCTGCTCGTAGGCGGCCGCGTTCCAGCCAACGAAGGGAAAGGAGACGATGTCGTTCATGTGGAAGGTATAGGGGACCGTCACGAAATCCCTCCCGCGTAACGGGACAATAAACGGCTCGTCGTGGCTCGGTTCGTCGATGTGATAAACAAAGCCCAGATCCTGCAGCGTCTCCAGGATGGCGATGGAGTTGCGCATCCAGTACGCGTTCCAACCGATCGGTATCTGGCCGGTGATCTTATGGATCGTCTCGACGCTATCGGCGATGAAGCGCTTCTCTTCGTCACGGGAGAGTTGATACGAGTTGTCCCACACCCGGCCGTGCGCGGCGGCTTCATGCCCGCGTCGCACGATCTCCCGAGCCAGATCCGGGGAGGTTTCCACCGCTTTGCCGATCATGAACGATGAGAGCTTGATGCCGTGCTTGTCCATGAGGTCGAGCACGCGGGGGATGCCTTCGTAATGGCCGTAGGCGAAGAAGGCGTTGGTCGGCAGATCCGGCACGCCCTTCTCGATTGGGTCCGGGATTACACCGCCTGCGCCCGAGATCGGCTGCCCGCCGCCTTCGAACATGAGCGAGAAACTCACCGCCAGCCGCGCGCCGTTCGGCCAGAAGCCGCCTGCGTTGCGGTCAGACGTACTGATGGTTGTCGTCGCGGCGCTGGCGACGCCGGATAGGCTACCGGCAGTGGTAGCTGTCGCGAGTGCGACGGTTTGAAGAGCCTCTCGGCGATTGAGATGCAAGGGCTTCGGTGCAGGATTGATCATTCGCGACTCCGTCTGCTTGACGCCCTCTCAACTCTTCTTGGATAGATTGTATTCGGCGCTTGGCCTTGGTTTCATTCCGTGATTTTCACGAACCCCTCTTGTACGAGCTGCGTCGTTCTCGCCATGGCATCCGTATTGACCTTGACTCCAGGAAGCAGATCTACGTTTCCCCAGTTGTAAATTTTCGCAGTCGCGCCACATAACTCAATTTCCGCACCGCGTTTCATCAGGTCAGCGACAAGCTCCTTGTAAGGGTTGCCGGTCGCTATATTACGTTCGGTGTTGTAGGCGCTGTCGTTCAACGTCACGTGGCCGGCGTTCGTGTGAAAGACGGCGATGACCTCCGACTTGGCGTTCCAATCGGTGATGTCGTTCTCGATAAGCTGAAGGTGGAAAATCGAAGCAGGCAGATCCCCTTCGAACGCCAACGCGCCAATACTGAACACCGTCTTCACGTTCGACAGCTTCACCGGTATATCGATGGGAAGGAGTTTTTCGGAAGCAGACATGTCAAAGTTCCTTTCTAAGGCTGACGCTCTTTATGCCTTGCAGGACGGAGTTCGCGTCGGCGGCTGAACATCTGAGCGAACGGCGTCAGACGCCTTGGTAAACCAGTTGCGTGAAGAACGCCGGGCTTATGACGAATTGACCCCACTTCGCGTCGTATGCGGCGGTAGGCTTGGCGGCGATCGTCTCGTCGAGGGAGCGACCCTGCTGCTTGAGTTTTGAGACGTTCTCGTGGATGGCGAAAAGCATGTCGCGATAGGCCGAAAGCTCTGCCCTGTTGCTCACCGGCTTACCATGACCGGGGATCACGATTGTTCTATCAGTCGCGGCAGCGAGATTTGCCTCGGCGGCCTTGATCATCCCCTCGATGTTTCCACCGGTCGAGTAGTCGATGAATGGATAGATGCCGTTCCAATACGTATCGCCGGTATGAAGAATATCTGCTTCAGGGATGGTGACGGATATATCGCTGTCCGTATGCGCCGGACCGTAATATTTGAGGGCAAGCGTGGAGCGATTGAGGGTCAGAGTCTTCTCCGACGAGAAAATTTCGGTCGGGATCGCCGCTAACGGCGGCGAAGGGAAGTTGAAATTCCAGTCCTCGACCCGCTGAGCTACCAAGAGATGCTTGCGGGTATTCTCATGGGCCAGAATGGCTACCCCTTCCGCATTCAGCCATTGATTGCCGTCCGTGTGATCGAAATGCCAGTGGGTGTTGATCAGATGTCTGATCGGATCGCGGCTGAGGCCGTTGGCGGCCTCCAGGATTCGCGGGCGGGATGCGGTGATTCCGGCATCGATGAACACCTTGCCGTCGGCACCGGTAAGGACAGCGATATTGCCGCCAGAGCCCTCGAGGATGCTGACGTCACCGCGCAGCCTGTGGACCTTGATGGGCGCCTTGGTGGCGTCATCACGGATCAGATCCACGATATTGCGTGCTTCGGCGTAGGCTTGCGAGGGGCTCAACCAGCTGCCGGTGGCTGTAAACGTGGCGGCGGCCATGCAGCAGAGGCAGAAGCCGCGACGTGATAAGGTGTGTGGATGCAGGGTGGGCATCGAATTCTCCTGACAGGAAAGACGGGCATCGCGAGTGCGACGATCGCCGCCGACGGTCCGACGAGTCTCTCGACGATTGAGATGCGAGGGCTTCTGTGCGGAATTGATCATTCGCGACTCCGTCTGCTTGATGCGCTTTCAACTCTGCTTGATTGGGAAGTCTCCTCGGGTTGGGGTGAACACCGAAAGGAAGAGTTCCATGCGGTACGCCGCGCCAGGACGACGTTCTACCGTGGCGCAGCGCAGCAATTCCTTGAAGCAGTCCTGAATATTTCTGAGAAGTTGAGAGGCCTTGCCCGGAAAGCGGTCGGCGACCCAACGCTCGTGCAGCAATGGTCGTCGGCCAGCGACGGAACCGGTCCTTGCGGCTTGCGCGCTGCCGAATTCTGATAAAACGTGAGATATCCTGAACAGGGACCGCGACGTGCGCGCACAAGGTCGACGACTGGTGTATCAGTTAGACGAGTGGGAGGTCGATCTTGCTCGGCGCGAACTGCGAGCGCGTGGAGTGCCTGTCCCGATCGGGGGGCGCGCATTCGAGATCGTCGAGGTTCTGGTTCAGTCGGCAGGTGAACTTGTCACCAAGAATGACCTCTCGGCTCGCGTATGGCCGGGCGCGATCGTAGAGGAAAATACGCTTCAGTTTCATATATCCGCGATACGCAAGGCGCTCGGTTCGGATCGTGGAATGCTAAAGACTGCGTCCGGTCGTGGCTATCGCCTGTTCGGTGCGTGGACATCCCGGGAGAGCACATCGTCAGTAGATTCGATGGATCTCGAACCGATGCGAAGCCGGGCCGAGCCATTTCAGACCAACTTGCCTGCGGCAGCATCCGAGCTGGTCGGCCGAACTAATGCCGTGCAGCAGCTGCGCGGTCTTCTATCCGCTTACCGGGTGGTCACGCTGACTGGACCGGGGGGGATTGGGAAAACTAGGCTGGCGTTAGAGGTGGCCCGCGGCTTGTTTCCGACCTTTCAGGGTGATGTTCGGCTCGTCGAGCTGGTCTCGTTGTCGGATCCCGATCTGGTACCGTCTGCCGTGGCAGCGGGCCTCGGCCTAAAGTTAGGCGGCGACCAGATTTCCGCCGAATCCGTCGCCCGGGCCATCGGACTACAGAGGCTTCTGCTTGTTCTCGATAATTGCGAACACGTGATCGACGCAGCAGCCAAACTGGCGGAAACGGTCGTGCGCATGTGTCCGCGAACCACCATTCTCGCAACGAGCCGGGAGATCCTGAAGATCGAGGGCGAATACGTCTACCGCGTTCCCCCGTTGGATGTACCCTCTCAACATGAGGAACCCGACGATATACTTGGTCGCAGCGCGGTGCAGCTTTTCATGGCCACAACGAGGGCGTTGCACTCGGATTTCTCGCCGAATGGAGAGAACCTTCCGGTAATTGCTGCAATCTGTCGGCGCCTCGATGGCATCCCGTTGGCCATCGATCTTGCGGCAGCTCGCGTCGCCACCCTTGGGCTCCAGCAGGTTGCCGTAGACCTGGATGATCACCTGGGAATGCTGACCGGCGGCCGCCGAACGGCTCTGCCGCGGCATCAGACACTACGCGCGACGCTGGACTGGAGTTATGAGTTGCTGCCCGAGCCGGAGCGCTTGGTGATGCGGCGTCTTGCTGTGTTCGCCGGCGACTTTACGGCAAAAGCGGCGAGTTTGGTCGCTGCGGGAGGGGGGATCGCCGCATCGGAAGCGGTCTGCTCTCTGGCGAACCTCGTCACGAAGTCCCTAGTCACCTTGGAGGTCGGAGGTGTGATTGCGTGCCATCGGCTACACGAGACTACGCGCGCCTACGCCCTCGAGAAGCTTGATGAAAGTGGCGAGTTCGAACAAGTGGCACGACGCCATGCAGACTATTATCGGGGTGTCTTTGAAAGAGCCGAGATAGAGTTGGAGACCTTGCCGGCGCCCGCCTGGTTGGCGCGCTACGGAAGTCAAATCGGACAGGTACGCGCGGCCTTGGACTGGGCGTTCTCGCCGACTGGTTCCGCTGAAGTCGGCGTAGCGCTAACCGTGGCTGCGGTGCCACTGTGGGTACACTTGTCCCTGATGGAAGAATGCCGCGGACGCGTCGAGCAGGCACTTTCCAGTCCCGCCGAGAGCCGAGACGCACATCGCAATATGCAATTGTATGCGGCGCTTGGTGCGGCACTATTTCTGACAAAAGGCTCGTGCCCCGAGATGGTAGCGGCCTTTACAAGGACTCTCGAGATAGCGGAAAGCCTCGACGATACGGATTATCGCCTCCGAGCGCTTTGGGGCTCGTTTATGGAACACATCACGAGTCTTCGCTATCGGGCAGCGCTGGCGGTGGCCGAAAAATTCTGCACGTTTGCGGCGAAGTCGACCGATCCAGCCGACGGGCTGGTCGGCGACCGTCTAGTCGGCGTGGCGCTGCTTGCTCTGGGTGACTTGGAAGGCGCGCGGAGGCGCATCGAGCGCATGCTGGGCCGCTATGTCGCCAGGACGCCGCACATCATTAGGTATCAATTCGATCAACAGTTGTTAGCGTATTCGTATCGCTGCCGAATACTTTGGTTGCAGGGATTTGCCGACCAAGCGTTGGCAAGCGTCGAATCCCATTTAGTCGCCGCTCGCGCCAGCGATCACCCGTATTCGCTGTTCAGTGGCCTGCTTCAAACCGCATGCCCCCTTGCGCTTCTCGTTGGCGATCTGACTTTGGCGGAGCGCTACGTGAAGGCGCTTATGGATCTTTCCGCAAGGCACGCCGTTGAGCTATGGACTCTCGGTGGTCGCTGTTTCGCAGGCGTGCTGCTCATCAAGCGCGGCAACACTGGTCCTGGGCTGGAACTTCTGCGGACCGCGTTCGCCCGCGTTCCTCAGGGAGCGTTTACTCTTTTTTACACTCCAATGCTCGCTTCGACAGCGGACGCCCTCGGTCGTGACGGCAAGACTGCCGAAGGGCTCTCGATAATCGACGAGGCGCTTGCGCGATCGGACTCCAACGAGGAGCGCTGGTGCGTCGCCGAGCTCCTGCGCATCAAAGGCGAACTCATCCTGCGGGAGGGTGCGCCGCGGGCCGCGGCGGCCGCTGAGGAGCACTTTTTGCGCTCGCTCGACTGGGCCCGGCGGCAAGGCGCCCTGTCATGGGAGCTGCGAACATCCACAAGCCTTGCTCGCTTGCAGTATGATCAAGGGCGGATCGCCGAGGCACGCAGCCTTCTGCAGTCGGCGTACGATCGCTTCAGCGAGGGCTTTGAAACCGCCGACTTGAAGAGCGCGAAGGCGTATCTCGACTTTTGGGTCTCGCGATAAATGCCGCAGGCGTGATCAGGCTGAAAGGCGATCGGCTGATACGTCTTATCACGACGGGTTGGGATGCAGTTACGGCCCGGCCGCCGGCGAAACCGAGCTCTTCGAATCCAGTGAAAGGTCAGATCGCTACGGCCGGTTCTGGCGCAAAGCGGCCATTGAGATGTGATGTCGTCGACCGATCGCTCTCGGAACCGACTAGGAGGGCCGCCGGCCCGTGAGTTCGCGAGCCCCTTCGTTCACGACTTCGTTAGTCGAGAATAGGACGTTCGACCCGGACGCCGCCCTCAGAAAGTTCTTCCAAATTTTCTGCCGGTGAGAAGGGCCGCGTTGCTATTTCGTGCGCTGACTTGTCTGGAGAGCCGCTCGGGCCAAGATTCTAGTTCTAAGACTTTGGAATTCGGAGATCACCATGGGCCTGCAGCAGTCAAACATCGAAGCGCTTCCGTTCGTGACAGCCGAGCTAAACTATCTGGCTCCAACATTGGGCAGACCGCGAACCTATGCATTCGATCCCCCGGCGGGCGAACCTAAGACTACGGCCTTGCCGGATCCACGCCAGGTCCCCATTTTCGATGCGCGTTTGATTGCCGAAAATATTTCACTGGACCGTGAAGGTTTCGCGCTGGTTCGTCACCCGACCAGGGTGAGGGACTTCTACGACGATAAAGAGGTTAGGGACGTCTACTATCCCGCCGCAGAAGCATTCCTCAAGGCGACGCTCAAGGCCGACCGCGTTTTTATTTTTGACCACACCGTGCGGAAGAGGGTCGAAGGTGCGGCGGATGTACGTGGCGGCGGTCCACGGCAACCCGCGACGCGTGTCCATGTCGATCAGACCGATGTCTCTGGTGCAAACCGAGTGCGCGAGCATTTGCCTGAAGAAGCCGACGAACTCCTGAAGGGACGCGTGCAGGTCATCAACCTTTGGCGGCCGATCCGTGGACCGTTACGCGATGCGCCGCTGGCCATGTGCGATGGGCAGACCGTAGCACCGGGTGATCTCGTCGCTTCCGACCTGATCTATCCCAGCCGAAAGGGGGAAACCTATTCGGTGAAGTACAACCCCAACCATCGCTGGTTCTATGTTCCGGAAATGACAGCGGACGAAGCGCTGCTGCTGAAGTGTTACGATTCGGCAACCGACGGACGGACGCGATTTGGGCCGCATACAGCGTTCGTCGATCCGACAACGCCGGCCGACGCGGCGCTGCGTGAGAGCATCGAACTGCGGACGCTGGTGTTTCACAAACCTTGATATTTGCTACGGGTCGGGACGTTCGGCCATGATCATATGGCCGGCGTCAGGCAAACCTCATCGACGAAATCCTGATCCAAGCGGCGCGTCGACCGGTTGAGACCAACACCAATCTCGGACATTTCTCGCTAGTTGAAACCCGTGTTTGGACGCATACAGCGTGCACCTGAAGCGCCCGTGAACTGGTCCGGAGTTCAGGCTGGCGGCGTGCTGAATGACGCGACCGCTTTATCAAGTTCAAATGAAAAACCGGACCGTTAT
This genomic window contains:
- a CDS encoding ester cyclase; the encoded protein is MSEKLKPARMIEVLAVLTLWISMPAFAADSVKIDDLVIATPSPDAEREVTMKAVRAFYDFWNTGDEGLLKEAIAPNFTDHTLPPGRPQGPEGPAFASRRFRAAVPDLKVTVKKMILAGDYVTVHMNFTGHFTGRFGQTQGKGQPVPFTATDLVKIGNGRITDNWHIEDNLTLLQEMGVAKVGS
- a CDS encoding polysaccharide deacetylase family protein, translating into MINPAPKPLHLNRREALQTVALATATTAGSLSGVASAATTTISTSDRNAGGFWPNGARLAVSFSLMFEGGGQPISGAGGVIPDPIEKGVPDLPTNAFFAYGHYEGIPRVLDLMDKHGIKLSSFMIGKAVETSPDLAREIVRRGHEAAAHGRVWDNSYQLSRDEEKRFIADSVETIHKITGQIPIGWNAYWMRNSIAILETLQDLGFVYHIDEPSHDEPFIVPLRGRDFVTVPYTFHMNDIVSFPFVGWNAAAYEQALRDEFDQLYEEGVHRRRMMVVSLHDRISGHAGRIRALDRFLTYAKGKEDVWFARKDEIARYVLANRASTPVVDRGPPSATGLPGPTG
- a CDS encoding DsrE family protein; translated protein: MSASEKLLPIDIPVKLSNVKTVFSIGALAFEGDLPASIFHLQLIENDITDWNAKSEVIAVFHTNAGHVTLNDSAYNTERNIATGNPYKELVADLMKRGAEIELCGATAKIYNWGNVDLLPGVKVNTDAMARTTQLVQEGFVKITE
- a CDS encoding MBL fold metallo-hydrolase, with the translated sequence MAAATFTATGSWLSPSQAYAEARNIVDLIRDDATKAPIKVHRLRGDVSILEGSGGNIAVLTGADGKVFIDAGITASRPRILEAANGLSRDPIRHLINTHWHFDHTDGNQWLNAEGVAILAHENTRKHLLVAQRVEDWNFNFPSPPLAAIPTEIFSSEKTLTLNRSTLALKYYGPAHTDSDISVTIPEADILHTGDTYWNGIYPFIDYSTGGNIEGMIKAAEANLAAATDRTIVIPGHGKPVSNRAELSAYRDMLFAIHENVSKLKQQGRSLDETIAAKPTAAYDAKWGQFVISPAFFTQLVYQGV
- a CDS encoding winged helix-turn-helix domain-containing protein encodes the protein MPVPIGGRAFEIVEVLVQSAGELVTKNDLSARVWPGAIVEENTLQFHISAIRKALGSDRGMLKTASGRGYRLFGAWTSRESTSSVDSMDLEPMRSRAEPFQTNLPAAASELVGRTNAVQQLRGLLSAYRVVTLTGPGGIGKTRLALEVARGLFPTFQGDVRLVELVSLSDPDLVPSAVAAGLGLKLGGDQISAESVARAIGLQRLLLVLDNCEHVIDAAAKLAETVVRMCPRTTILATSREILKIEGEYVYRVPPLDVPSQHEEPDDILGRSAVQLFMATTRALHSDFSPNGENLPVIAAICRRLDGIPLAIDLAAARVATLGLQQVAVDLDDHLGMLTGGRRTALPRHQTLRATLDWSYELLPEPERLVMRRLAVFAGDFTAKAASLVAAGGGIAASEAVCSLANLVTKSLVTLEVGGVIACHRLHETTRAYALEKLDESGEFEQVARRHADYYRGVFERAEIELETLPAPAWLARYGSQIGQVRAALDWAFSPTGSAEVGVALTVAAVPLWVHLSLMEECRGRVEQALSSPAESRDAHRNMQLYAALGAALFLTKGSCPEMVAAFTRTLEIAESLDDTDYRLRALWGSFMEHITSLRYRAALAVAEKFCTFAAKSTDPADGLVGDRLVGVALLALGDLEGARRRIERMLGRYVARTPHIIRYQFDQQLLAYSYRCRILWLQGFADQALASVESHLVAARASDHPYSLFSGLLQTACPLALLVGDLTLAERYVKALMDLSARHAVELWTLGGRCFAGVLLIKRGNTGPGLELLRTAFARVPQGAFTLFYTPMLASTADALGRDGKTAEGLSIIDEALARSDSNEERWCVAELLRIKGELILREGAPRAAAAAEEHFLRSLDWARRQGALSWELRTSTSLARLQYDQGRIAEARSLLQSAYDRFSEGFETADLKSAKAYLDFWVSR
- a CDS encoding CmcJ/NvfI family oxidoreductase, producing the protein MGLQQSNIEALPFVTAELNYLAPTLGRPRTYAFDPPAGEPKTTALPDPRQVPIFDARLIAENISLDREGFALVRHPTRVRDFYDDKEVRDVYYPAAEAFLKATLKADRVFIFDHTVRKRVEGAADVRGGGPRQPATRVHVDQTDVSGANRVREHLPEEADELLKGRVQVINLWRPIRGPLRDAPLAMCDGQTVAPGDLVASDLIYPSRKGETYSVKYNPNHRWFYVPEMTADEALLLKCYDSATDGRTRFGPHTAFVDPTTPADAALRESIELRTLVFHKP